The proteins below are encoded in one region of Hordeum vulgare subsp. vulgare chromosome 3H, MorexV3_pseudomolecules_assembly, whole genome shotgun sequence:
- the LOC123443075 gene encoding importin subunit alpha-2: MADGNAPGSPASSLQSHRYAIKSSVHNTAASRRREQAIAIGKERREALMRAKRVCRAPLSGNDEATIEDGDMVIDEKADIETRTAQAVEELKSALSSQGKGAQKKKIEALRAVRRVLSQSVVPPIQVAIKAGAVPLLVQYLSFGSSDEQLLEAAWCLTNIAAGEPEETKSVLPALPLLVAHLGEKSSTLVAEQCAWAIGNVAGEGADLRSTLIAQGALWPLARLMLSSKGSTARTAAWALSNLIKGPDPKAAYELINIDGVLNAIIRNLEKADEELATEVAWVVVYLSALSEKAISLIVRSHVPQLLIGRLLASENLQLLIPVLRGLGNLVAGDEYMVNSILIVGNSITDQALSSLIKCLKSDNRVLRKEASWALSNIAAGSFEHKKLIFTSEATPSLIHLLTSAQFDIRKEAAYTLGNLCVVPAGSTEPPNIITEHLVSIINGGALPGFINLVRSADIESARLGLQFLELVMRGYPNGQGPQLVERGDGIEAMERFQFHENEAMRNMANGLVDKYFGEDYGLE; the protein is encoded by the exons ATGGCCGACGGCAACGCCCCCGGCTCGCCGGCTTCTTCGCTACAGAGCCACCGCTACGCCATCAAGTCCTCAG TGCACAATACGGCAGCTAGCCGGAGGCGTGAACAGGCTATAGCAATAGGGAAGGAAAGAAGGGAAGCCTTAATGCGTGCAAAGCGTGTGTGCCGTGCCCCACTTTCTGGCAACGATGAGGCTACAATTGAAGATGGAGATATGGTTATTGATGAGAAAGCAGATATTGAAACAAGAACTGCTCAAGCTGTTGAAGAATTGAAATCAGCTTTGTCAAGCCA GGGAAAAGGAGcccagaagaagaagatagaggcaCTTCGTGCAGTGAGACGTGTGTTGTCACAGTCTGTAGTACCTCCCATTCAAGTAGCAATCAAAGCTGGGGCAGTTCCTCTTCTAGTGCAATATCTGTCCTTTGGATCTTCAGATGAACAG TTGCTAGAGGCTGCTTGGTGCCTTACAAACATAGCAGCTGGGGAGCCAGAAGAAACAAAATCCGTGCTGCCCGCATTACCATTGCTTGTTGCTCACCTTGGTG AGAAGAGCTCCACACTTGTTGCTGAGCAATGTGCATGGGCCATCGGTAATGTTGCTGGTGAAGGAGCAGACCTGAGAAGCACTTTAATCGCACAGGGTGCTTTGTGGCCTCTTGCCCGCCTAATGCTATCAAGCAAGGGTTCTACAGCAAGAACTGCTGCTTGGGCATTGTCAAATCTCATCAAG GGGCCTGATCCGAAGGCTGCGTATGAGCTTATTAACATCGATGGTGTGCTAAATGCAATCATAAGGAACTTGGAAAAGGC GGACGAAGAGTTAGCAACTGAGGTGGCATGGGTGGTGGTATATCTTTCAGCACTTTCAGAAAAAGCTATCAGCTTAATAGTACGAAGCCATGTGCCTCAGTTGCTGATTGGACGCCTGCTGGCATCTGAGAACTTGCAGTTGCTCATTCCG GTGCTTCGTGGTTTAGGGAATCTTGTAGCCGGGGATGAATACATGGTTAATTCAATCCTAATTGTTGGAAACAGCATCACAG ATCAAGCTTTATCAAGTCTTATAAAATGTTTGAAGAGTGACAATAGGGTTCTCAGAAAG GAGGCTTCATGGGCATTGTCAAATATAGCAGCAGGCAGCTTTGAGCACAAGAAATTGATTTTCACCAGTGAGGCGACACCTTCGCTAATACACCTCCTGACGAGTGCACAGTTTGACATTCGCAAGGAAGCAGCTTACACCCTGGGCAATCTGTGTGTTGTTCCAGCAGGAAGTACTGAGCCCCCGAACATAATCACCGAACATCTAGTCTCGATCATAAATGGTGGAGCCCTCCCAGGATTCATAAATTTGGTCAGGTCTGCTGATATAGAGAGCGCAAGACTCGGTCTTCAGTTCCTGGAACTG GTGATGAGGGGGTATCCCAATGGACAGGGTCCACAGCTTGTGGAGAGGGGGGACGGCATCGAGGCCATGGAGAGGTTCCAGTTCCATGAGAACGAGGCGATGAGGAACATGGCCAATGGGCTGGTCGACAAATACTTCGGTGAGGATTACGGCCTCGAGTGA